In Anaerotignum faecicola, the following are encoded in one genomic region:
- a CDS encoding exodeoxyribonuclease III has translation MKMISWNVNGLRAAVGKGFIDTFNSLGADIFAIQETKLQAGQIDLETPGYFQYWNYADKKGYSGVAVFTKKEPLSVSYGMGIDEHDHEGRLITLEFEKFYHVTAYVPNSQAENARLQYRVKWDDDMRGYLLSLSSKKPVVFCGDLNVAHEEIDLKNPKTNIGNAGFTYEERGKFSELLKSGFIDSFRYFYPDTQGAYSWWSYRFNARKNNAGWRIDYFVVSENAEKNMKSAKIYPEIMGSDHCPVELEIEF, from the coding sequence ATGAAAATGATTTCATGGAATGTAAACGGCCTGCGGGCAGCAGTAGGAAAAGGATTTATCGATACATTCAACAGTTTAGGAGCCGATATTTTTGCAATACAGGAAACAAAACTTCAGGCCGGACAAATAGATCTTGAAACGCCCGGGTATTTTCAATATTGGAACTACGCCGATAAAAAAGGCTATTCAGGAGTGGCTGTTTTTACAAAAAAAGAACCTCTGAGCGTTTCATACGGCATGGGAATAGACGAACACGATCATGAAGGACGCCTTATCACACTGGAATTTGAAAAGTTTTACCATGTTACCGCATACGTGCCGAACAGCCAAGCAGAAAACGCCCGCCTTCAATACAGGGTAAAATGGGACGACGATATGCGCGGATACCTGCTTTCGCTCAGTTCAAAAAAACCTGTAGTATTCTGCGGCGACCTTAATGTTGCCCACGAGGAAATAGATTTAAAAAATCCTAAAACAAATATAGGAAACGCCGGATTTACATATGAAGAACGCGGCAAATTTTCCGAACTTTTAAAAAGCGGATTTATCGATAGTTTCCGCTATTTCTATCCCGATACGCAAGGGGCGTATTCCTGGTGGAGCTACCGCTTTAACGCAAGGAAAAATAATGCGGGATGGCGTATAGATTATTTTGTAGTTTCAGAAAATGCCGAAAAAAATATGAAAAGCGCTAAAATATACCCGGAAATTATGGGTTCTGACCATTGCCCTGTAGAACTTGAAATAGAATTTTAG
- a CDS encoding 4-hydroxybutyrate--acetyl-CoA CoA transferase, translating to MGKFEEMYSSKLRTADEISKLLHDGYVCASPICMGEPFGIVQAIAKRSAEGSLHDVEINGLLSMPGPDYLKPELYGKIKHTSWFFGPGSRKGGQEGQFDYIPGNYSDFSMIWTKRRLDVCLLTVSPMDKHGYFSMGPYACIGPSILRQAKHVFVEVNKHMPRTYGENIVHISQVEALCENDRPLPELAVSLPSEEEKKMGSFIAEMVPDGATIQLGIGGVAGAIGKALINKKDLGIHTEMFSDSMVDLIEAGVVTNERKNIFRGRSVSAFCFGSKRVYDFIDENLGVEMLPVEYVNNPYVISQLDNFISVNAGMEVDFLGQVCAESIGPVPFSGSGGQFDYVKGVKMSRGGRSFIAMNSTAKNGAISKIKPMLTPGAAVTTHKNEVDCIVTEYGVAELMGKTVRERTKALINIAHPKFREELEFEAKKMNILI from the coding sequence GTGGGCAAGTTTGAGGAAATGTACAGCAGCAAACTCCGCACGGCAGATGAGATCTCAAAATTACTTCATGACGGTTATGTGTGCGCTTCCCCGATTTGTATGGGCGAACCATTCGGAATAGTCCAGGCCATTGCCAAAAGGTCGGCTGAAGGCAGCCTTCATGATGTTGAAATAAACGGACTTCTCAGTATGCCCGGACCTGATTATTTAAAACCGGAACTTTACGGCAAAATCAAGCACACATCATGGTTTTTTGGTCCTGGCAGCCGAAAAGGCGGACAGGAAGGGCAGTTTGATTATATTCCAGGCAATTACAGCGATTTTTCCATGATTTGGACAAAACGCCGGCTTGACGTATGCCTTCTTACGGTTTCACCTATGGATAAGCATGGATATTTTTCCATGGGGCCGTATGCATGTATAGGCCCGTCAATATTAAGGCAGGCAAAGCATGTTTTCGTTGAGGTTAATAAGCACATGCCTCGGACTTACGGCGAAAACATAGTGCATATATCACAGGTTGAAGCCTTATGTGAAAATGACAGGCCTCTGCCGGAGCTTGCGGTTTCTCTTCCGAGCGAAGAGGAAAAGAAAATGGGGTCGTTTATTGCGGAAATGGTTCCTGACGGAGCGACAATTCAATTAGGTATCGGCGGCGTAGCCGGTGCAATAGGCAAAGCCCTCATAAATAAAAAAGATCTTGGCATACATACGGAAATGTTCTCAGACAGCATGGTCGATCTTATAGAAGCCGGCGTCGTAACAAACGAACGCAAAAACATATTCAGGGGCCGCAGCGTCAGCGCTTTCTGCTTCGGCAGCAAACGGGTTTACGACTTTATAGACGAAAACCTCGGCGTTGAAATGCTCCCGGTTGAATATGTAAACAATCCTTATGTCATTTCACAGCTCGACAACTTTATATCCGTAAACGCAGGCATGGAAGTTGACTTTCTCGGCCAAGTATGCGCCGAAAGCATAGGGCCTGTGCCTTTCAGCGGAAGCGGAGGGCAGTTTGACTATGTCAAAGGCGTTAAAATGAGCAGAGGCGGAAGAAGTTTCATAGCTATGAACTCCACAGCCAAAAACGGGGCAATTTCAAAAATAAAGCCCATGCTTACTCCGGGCGCGGCAGTTACTACACATAAAAACGAAGTTGACTGCATAGTTACCGAATACGGCGTTGCCGAACTTATGGGCAAAACCGTAAGGGAACGCACAAAGGCGCTTATTAATATAGCGCATCCGAAGTTCCGCGAGGAACTGGAATTTGAAGCAAAAAAAATGAATATATTAATTTAA
- a CDS encoding DUF3137 domain-containing protein encodes MALSDQNISGEYLEKLRQNVIKKSKLQYVFPIITLIVLLLYSFIKNGIFFSYLSSEGFGNAATQGAFFSLIGGIIISVMIACTVFLIYHIMVWKKAYDLFDFTFKNKYVLHAVSEVPGFTDLKYSPQDGFTYEEIQSLGIVPCGLKTLYKSSDSLKGKFENSVFVSSNISTLETADHDHHKGVTELFSGQIVSFFVPESLNLGNGYLQIFDRKAATKMKNQTARKKIETGNGMFDKKFLIYTDNIEYSNRILSLKTIEKILEFSETVNDLVYIVFLGNRMFVSCRQFHPPFGTFTDVSVEEQTRQIKKDTYIIRKAKEITSVME; translated from the coding sequence ATGGCCTTGTCCGATCAAAATATCAGCGGCGAATATCTGGAAAAATTAAGACAAAATGTTATAAAGAAAAGTAAACTGCAATACGTTTTCCCTATTATAACTTTAATTGTACTGTTGCTGTATTCATTTATAAAAAACGGTATATTTTTTTCGTATCTTAGTTCCGAGGGCTTTGGAAATGCCGCGACGCAGGGAGCGTTCTTCAGTCTTATAGGCGGGATTATAATATCAGTTATGATTGCCTGTACAGTATTCTTAATTTACCACATAATGGTATGGAAAAAGGCGTACGATTTATTTGACTTTACTTTCAAGAACAAATATGTCCTGCATGCAGTCAGCGAAGTTCCCGGATTTACGGATTTAAAATACAGCCCACAAGACGGATTTACCTATGAAGAAATTCAAAGCTTAGGAATTGTCCCCTGCGGCCTTAAAACATTATACAAATCCAGCGACAGCCTTAAAGGTAAATTTGAAAATTCAGTTTTTGTTTCCTCCAATATTTCTACTTTGGAAACCGCCGATCATGATCATCATAAAGGCGTAACCGAATTGTTCAGCGGACAAATAGTATCGTTTTTCGTACCCGAAAGTTTAAATTTGGGGAACGGCTATCTTCAGATTTTTGACAGGAAAGCCGCTACGAAAATGAAGAATCAGACTGCACGGAAAAAAATCGAAACGGGCAACGGCATGTTCGACAAAAAATTCTTAATATATACAGACAATATCGAATATTCAAACCGAATACTTTCCTTAAAGACCATCGAAAAAATTTTAGAATTTTCAGAAACCGTAAACGATTTGGTATATATTGTCTTTTTGGGAAACCGAATGTTCGTTTCATGCAGGCAATTCCATCCCCCGTTCGGAACTTTTACAGACGTTTCTGTAGAGGAGCAGACACGGCAAATAAAAAAAGATACATATATTATACGAAAAGCCAAAGAAATAACGTCAGTAATGGAATAA
- a CDS encoding alpha-hydroxy-acid oxidizing protein, with product MESEAFLSRVKIHMDCIYENNGIDTSIELFGHKFGIPVFIAPIGGVGSSCGGGMTEEEYANIVINGAKESGIMAFTDNGAAV from the coding sequence ATTGAAAGTGAGGCTTTCCTATCGCGCGTTAAGATACATATGGATTGTATATACGAAAATAATGGCATTGACACGAGCATTGAACTGTTTGGGCATAAATTTGGCATTCCGGTTTTCATTGCGCCTATAGGAGGTGTGGGATCAAGCTGTGGCGGCGGTATGACTGAGGAAGAGTATGCGAATATTGTTATAAACGGAGCAAAAGAAAGCGGAATAATGGCTTTTACAGACAACGGCGCCGCTGTGTAA